A genomic region of Trichothermofontia sichuanensis B231 contains the following coding sequences:
- a CDS encoding glycosyltransferase family 2 protein, which yields MKLSVVIPCYNEVGTISQVIAAVKASPIADKEIIVVDDASSDGTRQYLQEYLESEVDRVIYHPKNAGKGAALRSGFAAATGDIVIVQDADLEYDPQEYPVMIKPILDNKADVVFGSRFVGSQPHRVVYYWHMVGNQFLTTLSNMLTNINLTDMETCYKAFRREIIQSIKIEENRFGFEPEITAKVAKLNCRIYEVGISYYGRTYKEGKKIGWRDGLQAIFCILKYNLFR from the coding sequence ATGAAACTCTCCGTTGTCATCCCCTGCTATAACGAAGTCGGTACCATCTCCCAGGTTATTGCTGCGGTTAAGGCCTCTCCCATTGCGGATAAGGAGATTATCGTGGTGGATGATGCCTCCAGCGATGGCACACGCCAGTACTTGCAAGAATATCTAGAATCTGAGGTCGATCGCGTTATCTACCATCCCAAAAACGCAGGGAAGGGGGCTGCTCTCCGGAGTGGCTTTGCCGCAGCTACTGGGGACATTGTCATTGTGCAGGATGCTGACTTGGAGTATGACCCCCAAGAATATCCGGTCATGATTAAGCCGATTCTCGATAATAAGGCTGATGTGGTCTTTGGCTCCCGGTTTGTGGGCAGTCAACCCCACCGGGTCGTCTATTACTGGCACATGGTTGGGAATCAGTTTTTGACGACCCTCTCGAATATGTTGACCAACATCAACCTAACCGATATGGAGACTTGCTATAAAGCCTTTCGGCGGGAGATTATCCAGTCCATAAAAATTGAAGAAAATCGGTTTGGGTTTGAACCCGAAATTACGGCTAAGGTTGCTAAACTCAATTGCCGCATTTACGAGGTCGGTATTTCCTATTATGGACGAACCTATAAAGAAGGTAAGAAAATTGGCTGGCGCGATGGTCTTCAGGCGATTTTCTGCATTCTTAAATATAATCTCTTTCGCTAA
- a CDS encoding long-chain acyl-[acyl-carrier-protein] reductase, which yields MFGLIGHLTSLEHAQSVARELGYPEYADQGLDFWCAAPPQIVDTIRVTSITGQEIEGRYVESCFLPEMLANRRIKAAIRKILNAMAHAQKAGINITALGGFSSIVFENFNLGQMSRVRNVTLEFERFTTGNTHTAYIICRQVEAVAPRLGIDLAKATIAVCGATGDIGSAVCRWLNTQMDVAELLLVARDQERLTALQAELGRGKILGLDEALPLADVIIWVASMPKGIELNPDRLRQPCLLIDGGYPKNLAGQIQHPGIHVLKGGIVEHSLDIDWHIMDIVKMDIPARQLFACFAESMLLEFEKWYTNFSWGRNQITVEKMQQIGQLSVKHGFRPLLTLN from the coding sequence ATGTTTGGTCTTATTGGTCACCTTACGAGCCTAGAACACGCGCAATCGGTCGCACGGGAGCTAGGCTATCCGGAATACGCCGATCAAGGGTTAGATTTTTGGTGTGCTGCCCCACCTCAAATTGTCGATACCATCCGTGTTACGAGCATTACCGGCCAGGAAATCGAAGGGCGCTATGTCGAATCGTGCTTTCTGCCCGAAATGCTCGCTAACCGTCGCATTAAAGCCGCCATCCGCAAAATCCTCAATGCGATGGCCCATGCCCAAAAAGCCGGGATCAACATTACGGCGCTGGGGGGATTTTCTTCGATCGTCTTTGAGAACTTTAACCTTGGCCAGATGAGTCGGGTCCGCAATGTGACTTTGGAGTTTGAACGGTTCACGACGGGGAATACCCATACTGCCTATATCATCTGTCGTCAGGTGGAGGCGGTCGCGCCTCGTTTGGGCATCGACCTCGCGAAGGCTACGATCGCGGTGTGTGGGGCAACCGGGGATATCGGCAGTGCTGTGTGTCGCTGGCTAAATACCCAGATGGACGTAGCCGAACTGCTCCTGGTGGCTCGGGATCAGGAACGGTTGACCGCACTCCAGGCCGAATTGGGCAGGGGTAAAATTTTGGGACTGGACGAAGCATTACCCCTGGCTGATGTCATTATCTGGGTAGCCAGTATGCCCAAGGGAATCGAACTGAATCCTGATCGTCTCCGGCAGCCCTGTCTCTTGATCGATGGTGGCTATCCCAAAAATCTAGCAGGTCAGATACAACATCCTGGTATTCATGTCCTTAAGGGGGGTATTGTGGAGCACTCGCTGGATATTGACTGGCATATTATGGATATTGTCAAGATGGATATCCCTGCCCGTCAGTTGTTTGCCTGTTTTGCTGAATCAATGTTGCTGGAATTTGAGAAATGGTATACAAACTTTTCCTGGGGGCGTAACCAAATTACCGTTGAGAAAATGCAGCAAATTGGGCAGCTTTCAGTGAAACATGGTTTTCGCCCTTTACTAACTCTAAATTAG
- a CDS encoding bestrophin family protein gives MNRKLRQYRLRLWHERPWFRFVLQVRGSVLPAVLPRTILCGLFGELITVLYTLGWPVALPILAGVIPNIVLGLLLVFRTNTAYERFWEGRKLWGALVNTVRNLARQIWVIVAEKEPADREAKKAALRLLVAFAVATKLHLRQEKVNEELAHLLSTDYYEKLQLLHNPPLGVAFWISDYLQQQYHRHCLNIYQLNTLQNLVNSMVDTLGGCERILKTPIPLAYAIHLKQLLLIYCLTLPFQFVSELGWWTGPIVALISFTLFGIEEIGIEIENPFGRDPNDLPLDAICATMLGNIEDLTTLDPPVKLTGFRNKQIA, from the coding sequence ATGAACCGAAAATTGCGTCAGTATCGGCTCCGCCTTTGGCATGAACGGCCCTGGTTTCGCTTTGTGCTTCAGGTGCGGGGGTCGGTCCTACCGGCTGTATTACCCCGCACGATCCTCTGTGGGCTATTTGGCGAACTCATCACCGTTCTATATACCCTCGGTTGGCCCGTTGCGCTCCCCATCCTGGCAGGAGTGATCCCCAACATTGTGTTGGGTTTACTCCTGGTCTTTCGCACGAATACGGCCTATGAACGCTTTTGGGAAGGTCGCAAGCTTTGGGGCGCTTTAGTCAATACCGTGCGGAATTTGGCTCGTCAGATCTGGGTCATCGTTGCGGAGAAAGAACCCGCCGATCGCGAGGCTAAAAAGGCTGCCTTACGCCTCTTAGTAGCCTTTGCGGTTGCAACTAAACTCCATCTGCGCCAAGAAAAGGTTAACGAAGAACTTGCGCATCTTCTATCGACGGATTACTATGAAAAACTACAATTGCTGCATAATCCTCCCTTGGGTGTTGCTTTCTGGATCAGTGATTATCTTCAACAGCAATACCATCGACACTGCTTAAATATTTATCAGTTGAACACCCTACAAAATCTGGTTAATAGTATGGTCGATACTTTAGGCGGCTGTGAACGTATTCTAAAAACGCCCATTCCCTTGGCCTACGCTATCCACCTGAAGCAATTATTGCTGATTTATTGTTTAACGCTCCCTTTTCAATTTGTGAGTGAGTTAGGCTGGTGGACAGGACCGATCGTAGCTTTGATAAGCTTTACCCTCTTTGGAATTGAAGAAATCGGGATAGAAATCGAAAATCCCTTTGGCCGCGATCCCAACGATCTGCCTTTGGATGCAATTTGCGCAACCATGCTCGGCAACATTGAGGACCTCACAACTCTGGACCCACCCGTGAAGTTGACTGGTTTTAGGAATAAACAAATAGCCTAA
- a CDS encoding pentapeptide repeat-containing protein, whose product MTPTAPLDLAAIRAGQRQNLVQADLAGVDLAGAQLAGVDLSQANLRGADLSGADLRGAILRANLRGADLLGANLCEADARNADLRGANLLDATLRQTSLAGAFLTGALLTRVDLSAADLRGADLRGATLVEAILPQADLSAANLSGADLSQADLEEAILMGAILRGANLSQANLLCAQVAQAVWTGAILTGTCLAGTPLEAQP is encoded by the coding sequence ATGACACCGACTGCGCCCTTAGATCTGGCCGCCATTCGCGCTGGTCAACGCCAGAACTTAGTCCAGGCCGATCTGGCGGGGGTCGATCTGGCGGGGGCACAACTCGCTGGCGTGGATCTCTCCCAGGCGAATTTGCGCGGAGCCGATTTGAGTGGGGCTGATCTCCGGGGGGCTATCCTGCGGGCGAATCTGCGCGGGGCCGATTTACTGGGGGCTAACCTTTGTGAGGCAGATGCTCGCAATGCGGATTTACGCGGGGCTAATTTACTGGATGCCACCCTCCGTCAAACCAGTTTGGCGGGGGCATTTCTCACTGGTGCCCTACTGACGCGGGTCGATCTCAGCGCAGCGGATTTACGGGGGGCAGACTTGCGCGGCGCCACCCTCGTCGAGGCGATTTTGCCACAGGCTGACCTCAGCGCTGCTAATTTGTCGGGGGCCGATCTGTCCCAAGCGGATTTGGAAGAGGCGATCCTCATGGGAGCAATCCTGCGGGGGGCAAACCTATCCCAGGCAAATCTCCTCTGTGCCCAAGTGGCGCAAGCGGTTTGGACAGGAGCGATTTTAACAGGAACGTGTTTGGCAGGAACCCCCCTGGAAGCCCAGCCCTAG
- a CDS encoding HD domain-containing phosphohydrolase produces MVREFTLTQLKASLPGGQLPASYGVYFKNTLIALCHALEDYVLQRSRETQPVATGATGATGATDAAPPYPLILVTFQQGKWYLQEADRYYDLAQCSRAVAIAAVADSGFAEHPTSQLANVTLVDLDAQDPLAQEWNLVILAPDYAAMVLCRELALEDYRAEQPETDTERKFYGLWTFDRALVTTTATLLIQRLGDYDAALAERLSQAQADIAAHPSPTAADLTGVITRIVTYLQTSQQQLVTVNRQARELWELEGRALRLNRNLAANKLQAFLRMAQRVDERDRWNPVASLQVAALSETLGQLLDLPTLNLRRLRLAGLLFRIGLAEAPSEVFTQMASDLDDASLILWRDRAQLSAQLLAAMPELEAVTEIVRHHLEHWDGSGRPEGLKGDAIPLESRILGLVAYFQEMTQARGDRPALSLRQALEKCQERSGKRFDPGLLEVLSHVIRLTELGMMQLPDRPSQLPPVWLEDTPVTPTKAARSEVSP; encoded by the coding sequence ATGGTTCGAGAATTTACGCTGACCCAGCTAAAAGCCTCTCTTCCTGGTGGACAACTGCCGGCCAGTTATGGGGTGTATTTTAAGAACACCTTGATTGCCCTCTGCCATGCCCTCGAAGACTATGTTTTGCAGCGATCGAGGGAGACTCAACCAGTGGCCACCGGCGCCACTGGAGCCACTGGAGCCACCGATGCCGCCCCCCCTTATCCCCTGATCCTGGTGACCTTTCAACAGGGCAAGTGGTATCTCCAGGAAGCCGATCGCTACTACGACTTAGCCCAGTGTTCCCGTGCGGTGGCGATCGCTGCCGTAGCCGACAGTGGCTTTGCTGAACACCCCACCAGCCAACTAGCGAATGTGACCCTGGTTGATCTCGATGCGCAAGATCCACTAGCTCAGGAATGGAACCTGGTAATTTTGGCTCCGGATTATGCCGCAATGGTTCTGTGTCGGGAGTTGGCGCTGGAGGACTACCGGGCAGAGCAGCCAGAAACCGATACGGAACGCAAGTTTTATGGCCTGTGGACTTTTGATCGCGCCCTCGTGACGACCACGGCAACCCTGTTGATTCAACGTTTGGGGGATTATGATGCCGCCCTAGCCGAGCGTTTGAGTCAGGCCCAGGCCGACATTGCAGCCCATCCCAGTCCTACTGCCGCCGATCTCACAGGCGTGATTACCCGGATTGTCACCTACTTGCAGACCAGCCAGCAGCAGTTGGTGACGGTGAATCGGCAGGCACGGGAATTATGGGAACTGGAGGGGCGTGCCCTGCGGCTGAATCGCAACCTGGCAGCCAATAAGCTGCAAGCCTTTCTCCGGATGGCCCAACGGGTGGATGAGCGCGATCGTTGGAATCCCGTCGCTTCGTTGCAAGTCGCAGCCCTGTCAGAAACCCTGGGACAGTTGCTCGACCTACCCACCCTTAATCTCCGTCGCCTTCGGTTAGCTGGCTTGTTGTTTCGGATTGGTTTGGCCGAGGCCCCCAGTGAAGTGTTTACCCAGATGGCCAGTGATTTAGACGACGCCAGTCTGATCCTATGGCGCGATCGCGCCCAACTCAGTGCCCAACTGTTAGCAGCAATGCCAGAATTAGAGGCCGTCACGGAAATTGTGCGACACCACCTCGAACATTGGGATGGCAGTGGTCGGCCTGAGGGCCTCAAGGGGGATGCTATTCCCCTGGAGTCGCGCATTCTGGGCCTAGTAGCCTATTTCCAGGAAATGACCCAGGCACGGGGCGATCGGCCCGCCCTCAGTCTCCGCCAAGCCCTAGAAAAATGCCAAGAACGCAGTGGGAAACGCTTCGATCCTGGCTTACTGGAGGTGCTGAGCCATGTGATCCGGTTGACAGAACTGGGAATGATGCAATTGCCCGATCGCCCGAGTCAATTACCCCCGGTTTGGCTGGAAGATACCCCCGTGACTCCTACAAAGGCTGCCCGATCGGAGGTTAGCCCATGA
- a CDS encoding transaldolase, producing MSKSLLEQLRDMTIVVADTGDIQAIEQFKPRDATTNPSLITAAAQMPQYQEIVDETLRQARAEVGADASEQAVATLAFERLAVAFGKRILQIIPGRVSTEVDARLSYDTEATIAKARYLISEYEKAGISRDRILIKIASTWEGIRAAEVLEKEGIHCNLTLLFGLHQAIACAEAGVTLISPFVGRILDWYVKETGRTYTAAEDPGVQSVTQIYNYYKKFGYTTEVMGASFRNIGEICELAGCDLLTISPKLLSELDATQGDLPRKLEPSHAAAMEIEKIHIDRATFDQMHAANRMASEKLTEGIQGFTKALESLEALLQKRLRQLEGCDVVNRTAEKLFQTYDLDGDGFITREEWMGTDVVFDALDTDGDGKITAEEMSLGLGAACQLVSV from the coding sequence ATGTCTAAGAGCTTACTAGAACAACTACGGGATATGACGATCGTGGTGGCTGATACGGGCGATATCCAGGCGATCGAACAATTCAAACCCCGTGACGCAACAACCAATCCTTCATTGATCACAGCCGCAGCCCAGATGCCCCAATACCAGGAAATTGTCGATGAGACACTACGCCAAGCCCGGGCAGAGGTGGGAGCAGACGCATCGGAGCAAGCCGTTGCAACCCTGGCCTTTGAACGGTTGGCAGTCGCTTTTGGCAAACGCATCCTACAAATCATTCCTGGACGGGTTTCAACAGAGGTAGATGCGCGGTTGTCCTATGATACGGAAGCCACGATCGCCAAGGCTCGGTATTTGATCTCAGAATATGAAAAGGCGGGCATTAGCCGCGATCGCATTTTGATCAAGATCGCTTCGACTTGGGAAGGGATTCGAGCCGCAGAAGTACTGGAAAAAGAGGGTATCCACTGTAATTTAACCCTGTTGTTTGGGCTGCACCAGGCGATCGCCTGTGCCGAGGCCGGGGTGACCTTGATTTCTCCCTTTGTCGGGCGCATCCTTGACTGGTATGTGAAGGAAACAGGACGGACTTATACCGCAGCCGAAGATCCAGGGGTACAGTCAGTCACACAGATTTACAATTACTATAAAAAATTTGGCTATACGACTGAAGTCATGGGGGCCAGCTTCCGTAACATTGGTGAGATTTGCGAACTCGCAGGCTGCGATTTGTTGACCATTTCCCCCAAACTGTTGAGCGAATTGGATGCGACCCAGGGGGATCTGCCCCGCAAGTTGGAGCCAAGCCATGCCGCAGCGATGGAGATTGAAAAGATTCACATCGATCGTGCGACTTTTGACCAGATGCACGCTGCCAATCGCATGGCCTCAGAAAAATTGACTGAAGGGATTCAGGGATTTACTAAGGCCCTCGAAAGTTTAGAAGCGCTGCTGCAAAAACGCCTGCGGCAGTTGGAAGGTTGCGATGTCGTGAATCGCACAGCCGAAAAGCTGTTCCAAACCTATGATCTGGATGGTGATGGCTTCATTACCCGCGAAGAATGGATGGGGACGGACGTGGTGTTTGATGCTTTGGATACCGACGGCGATGGCAAGATTACTGCTGAAGAGATGAGCCTGGGTTTGGGGGCAGCCTGTCAGTTAGTTAGTGTTTAA
- a CDS encoding glucose-6-phosphate isomerase, which translates to MQQPLWQRYQDWLYYHDGLDFYLDVSRIPFPDSFVAQMQPRFAQAFADMAALEQGAIANPDENRKVGHYWLRNPDIAPPTERQEVLAALEQIVTFVQQVHAGEIRPPEAPKFTHILSIGIGGSALGPQFVAEALMADHPPMRIEFIDNTDPAGIDRILARLHDTLKSTLVIVTSKSGGTPETRNGMLEVKYAFQDAGLDFAKHAVAITMQGSQMDDLGHAEGWLAEFPMFDWVGGRTSELSAVGLLPAALVGIDIQAMLEGARFMDEATRVPDIRRNPAALLALCWYFEGEGKGLKDMVVLPYKDSLLLFSRYLQQLVMESLGKEKDLDGNVVNQGLAVYGNKGSTDQHAYVQQLREGIPNFFVTFIEVLRDRQRPSREVEPGVTTGDYLSGFLQGTRQALYENHRHSITLTIPEVTPRTVGALIALYDRAVGLYASLIRINAYHQPGVEAGKKAAASILDLQGRVLQALRQATGPLDLMTLATQAGAADEVETVYKIVRHLAANDRGVVLKGDRGQPATLKVSLEK; encoded by the coding sequence ATGCAGCAACCCCTTTGGCAACGCTACCAAGATTGGCTCTACTACCACGACGGGCTAGACTTCTATCTGGATGTCAGCCGTATCCCCTTTCCAGACAGCTTTGTGGCACAGATGCAACCCAGGTTTGCCCAAGCTTTTGCTGATATGGCTGCGCTGGAGCAAGGGGCGATCGCCAACCCTGATGAAAACCGCAAGGTTGGCCACTATTGGCTCCGCAACCCTGATATTGCGCCGCCCACTGAACGCCAGGAAGTCTTGGCTGCGCTAGAGCAGATTGTAACTTTTGTACAGCAGGTTCATGCGGGCGAAATCCGGCCCCCGGAAGCACCCAAGTTTACCCATATCCTCTCGATCGGGATTGGTGGATCGGCCTTGGGACCCCAATTTGTGGCGGAGGCCCTGATGGCCGATCACCCGCCGATGCGGATTGAGTTTATTGATAACACCGATCCCGCTGGCATCGATCGCATCCTGGCCCGTTTGCACGATACCCTCAAAAGTACTCTGGTGATTGTCACCAGTAAATCCGGCGGCACGCCAGAAACCCGCAACGGTATGTTAGAGGTGAAATATGCCTTCCAAGACGCGGGGTTAGACTTTGCCAAGCACGCCGTCGCCATCACTATGCAGGGCAGCCAGATGGACGACCTAGGTCATGCCGAAGGCTGGTTAGCTGAGTTTCCCATGTTTGACTGGGTGGGAGGCCGCACCTCAGAATTGTCAGCCGTGGGGCTTTTACCGGCAGCCCTCGTGGGGATTGACATCCAGGCCATGCTTGAAGGCGCACGGTTCATGGACGAAGCCACACGCGTCCCCGACATCCGCCGCAACCCTGCGGCATTACTGGCCCTGTGCTGGTACTTTGAGGGAGAGGGCAAGGGCCTCAAGGATATGGTGGTGCTGCCCTACAAGGATAGCCTGTTGTTGTTTAGCCGCTATCTACAGCAATTAGTGATGGAGTCCCTCGGCAAGGAAAAAGATCTCGATGGTAACGTAGTCAACCAGGGGTTGGCCGTCTATGGTAATAAAGGCTCAACTGATCAACACGCCTATGTACAGCAACTGCGGGAGGGAATTCCCAATTTCTTTGTCACCTTTATCGAGGTGTTGCGCGATCGCCAGCGACCGTCGCGGGAGGTCGAACCCGGCGTGACGACAGGGGATTATCTCTCTGGCTTCTTACAGGGGACCCGACAAGCCCTGTATGAGAACCACCGCCATTCGATCACGCTAACTATCCCGGAAGTGACTCCGCGCACGGTGGGTGCTCTGATTGCGTTATACGATCGCGCCGTTGGTCTCTACGCTTCGTTAATCCGTATTAATGCCTATCACCAGCCGGGGGTTGAAGCGGGGAAAAAAGCGGCTGCCTCAATTCTCGATCTGCAAGGCAGAGTGTTACAGGCACTTCGACAGGCAACCGGTCCGCTTGATTTGATGACCCTAGCGACCCAGGCTGGAGCTGCCGATGAGGTGGAAACTGTGTACAAAATTGTACGTCACTTGGCGGCAAACGATCGCGGGGTGGTCCTCAAGGGCGATCGTGGCCAACCTGCCACTCTTAAAGTTTCCTTAGAAAAATAG
- a CDS encoding response regulator, translating to MENQQTSEIEVVRQLVAALIAQDGLEGWNFAQATDYDLILLDLMLPRLDGVSLYKQLRAAGSTNPG from the coding sequence ATGGAGAACCAGCAAACCAGCGAAATTGAGGTCGTGCGCCAGTTGGTGGCGGCGTTGATTGCCCAAGATGGTTTAGAGGGATGGAATTTTGCCCAAGCGACGGATTATGATTTAATCCTACTTGACCTCATGCTGCCCCGACTTGATGGCGTAAGCTTGTATAAACAATTACGGGCAGCAGGAAGCACTAACCCCGGTTAA
- a CDS encoding sensor histidine kinase codes for MQLVQLYQPQAQQQQLALEAVIEPNLVLNGDVASLTRAFTNLLQNALRYTPSGGRVWMNAKRLSHQVEVAVKDTGIGIAREHLGKVFERFWRADQVRHYHQSSTGLGLAIVQAIVPSHQGSIEVTSQLGEGTCFTVKLPLQHR; via the coding sequence GTGCAATTAGTTCAGCTTTATCAACCCCAAGCACAACAGCAGCAGCTTGCTCTAGAGGCCGTTATAGAACCGAATTTAGTTCTGAACGGAGATGTTGCTTCACTCACTCGTGCCTTTACCAACCTACTGCAAAATGCTTTACGTTATACGCCCTCTGGAGGCAGGGTTTGGATGAACGCCAAGCGGTTATCCCATCAAGTCGAGGTAGCTGTAAAAGACACAGGTATTGGCATTGCGCGGGAGCACCTAGGGAAAGTGTTTGAACGGTTTTGGCGGGCTGATCAGGTCCGTCACTATCATCAAAGTAGTACCGGGCTAGGTCTCGCCATTGTGCAAGCAATCGTGCCTAGTCATCAAGGCAGCATTGAAGTCACCAGTCAATTGGGGGAAGGAACTTGCTTCACCGTAAAACTCCCCCTACAACATCGCTAA
- the hisG gene encoding ATP phosphoribosyltransferase, whose product MITIALPKGALLKDSIRLLKSIGLDFSAFLDDTNRQLQLVDSTQTAKGLLVRAQDVPVYVEYGQAQLGIVGYDVLREKSPKVAHLLDLGFGTCRMSVAVKATSPYRSALALPDNCRVASKYARCAREYFQSLDLAVEIIPLYGSVELGPITGMSEAIVDLVSTGRTLQENGLMEIEVLFTSTARLIAHPLSYRLNVYGMQTQIEALRQTIAQPVA is encoded by the coding sequence ATGATTACGATCGCCCTGCCCAAAGGCGCACTCCTGAAGGATAGCATTCGCCTTCTGAAAAGTATTGGCCTCGATTTCAGTGCCTTTCTGGATGACACAAACCGCCAACTGCAACTGGTTGATTCCACCCAAACCGCGAAGGGGTTATTGGTGCGTGCCCAGGATGTGCCGGTCTATGTGGAGTATGGCCAAGCCCAGTTGGGGATCGTTGGCTACGACGTACTACGGGAAAAAAGCCCCAAGGTGGCCCATCTGCTGGATTTAGGGTTTGGTACCTGTCGTATGTCGGTGGCGGTGAAGGCGACTAGCCCCTATCGATCGGCGTTGGCTCTACCCGATAATTGCCGGGTTGCATCCAAATATGCCCGATGTGCCAGGGAGTATTTCCAGTCACTGGATCTAGCGGTGGAGATTATTCCCCTCTATGGCTCGGTGGAATTGGGACCGATTACGGGTATGTCTGAGGCGATCGTTGACCTGGTATCTACAGGGCGTACCCTTCAAGAGAACGGTCTCATGGAAATCGAAGTCCTGTTTACCAGCACTGCTCGTCTGATTGCCCATCCCCTGAGCTACCGTCTGAATGTCTACGGCATGCAGACCCAGATTGAGGCACTGAGGCAGACGATCGCGCAACCCGTTGCCTAA
- a CDS encoding cupin domain-containing protein, whose product MTLSQLPNLFDLPDRLPSQEQFETLVVAGSVKIERIVSSGQTTPTGEWYDQEQDEWVILLQGQARLSYADGSAVDLHPGNYLHLPAHCRHRVEFTSTDPPCIWLAVHYPAQIPCP is encoded by the coding sequence ATGACTCTGTCCCAGTTGCCGAACCTGTTTGATTTGCCCGATCGCTTACCCTCCCAAGAGCAGTTTGAAACCTTGGTTGTAGCTGGGAGCGTCAAAATCGAGCGCATTGTCTCCAGTGGCCAAACGACGCCGACGGGGGAATGGTACGACCAAGAACAAGACGAGTGGGTAATCTTGCTGCAAGGGCAGGCAAGGTTGAGCTATGCCGATGGTTCTGCGGTAGACTTGCATCCGGGTAACTACCTCCATCTCCCGGCCCACTGTCGCCATCGGGTGGAGTTTACCAGTACTGATCCACCCTGTATCTGGCTTGCTGTGCATTATCCTGCCCAGATCCCCTGCCCATGA
- a CDS encoding thymidylate synthase, with protein sequence MSATNLNHQYQAYYKPNQLIRGTGQTAVITGWTVKQAVAKRLDPQEYAVVGQLYSPTRGISVLIRNLLANPHVHYLVILNATKEDKNAGGSTCLIDFFRHGFRSGQSDTGRACWVINSPIVGYIDSEIPAEYLNRLRAVITWFEARTIAEAVSQVKQLAAKPQQPPWGRPMLFPQLETTPSVLPGPRYGHRIEGKTIAETWIQIIHRIKTTGTIRPTAYDGYWQELIDLMAIVTNEPPNFYIPDPNYLPCDRAFIQEYIAQMLDDSPQREGVKYTYGQRLRSWFGVDQIEQVITKLVVDRDSARAVMSLWDVQDHEANSSPPCLNHIWVRIVENELSLTATFRSNDMFSAWPVNAIGLRALQQHIQQQIEMRSSQPLVLGPLITISQSAHIYDDCWENADRLIAQYYKSLMREQYYNDAIGSFIINIQDQQIIVVEHTTPGSGEVVKCYSGQSAKHLYHQMITDCPAIAANHAAYLGSELQKAETALRYPNLFSYEQDRPLQLRT encoded by the coding sequence ATGAGTGCAACTAACCTTAATCACCAATATCAGGCCTACTACAAACCTAACCAACTGATTCGGGGGACCGGTCAAACAGCGGTTATTACGGGCTGGACAGTTAAGCAAGCGGTGGCCAAGCGGCTCGATCCCCAGGAATACGCTGTGGTGGGCCAACTCTATAGCCCTACCCGTGGCATCAGTGTGCTGATCCGTAACCTGCTGGCCAATCCCCACGTGCATTACCTGGTCATCCTGAACGCCACTAAGGAAGATAAGAATGCCGGCGGGTCAACCTGTCTCATCGACTTTTTTCGACATGGATTTCGGTCTGGCCAAAGTGATACGGGGCGCGCCTGTTGGGTGATCAATTCACCGATCGTGGGCTATATTGACAGCGAAATTCCAGCCGAGTATCTCAACCGTTTACGAGCGGTCATCACCTGGTTTGAAGCCCGGACGATTGCGGAAGCGGTCAGCCAGGTCAAACAGTTAGCGGCAAAACCCCAGCAGCCACCGTGGGGAAGGCCGATGTTATTCCCCCAGTTAGAGACGACGCCGAGTGTGTTGCCAGGGCCACGCTATGGTCATCGCATCGAAGGGAAAACCATTGCCGAAACCTGGATACAAATTATCCACCGCATTAAAACCACAGGCACAATCCGGCCCACGGCCTACGATGGCTACTGGCAAGAGTTGATTGATTTAATGGCGATCGTCACCAATGAACCGCCTAATTTTTATATTCCTGACCCCAATTATCTACCCTGCGATCGTGCCTTTATTCAGGAATATATTGCCCAAATGTTGGATGATTCCCCCCAGCGAGAGGGAGTAAAATACACCTATGGCCAACGTCTGCGCTCCTGGTTTGGGGTGGATCAAATTGAGCAGGTGATTACTAAATTGGTTGTCGATCGCGATTCAGCTCGCGCGGTGATGTCCCTTTGGGATGTGCAGGATCATGAGGCCAATAGCAGTCCTCCCTGTTTGAATCATATCTGGGTGCGGATTGTCGAAAATGAGTTATCCCTAACGGCTACCTTTCGCAGTAATGATATGTTTAGTGCTTGGCCGGTGAATGCGATCGGCCTGCGCGCCTTACAACAACATATCCAGCAACAAATAGAAATGCGATCGAGCCAGCCCCTTGTCTTGGGTCCCCTGATCACCATTAGCCAAAGTGCTCATATTTATGATGACTGCTGGGAGAACGCCGATCGCCTAATTGCACAGTATTATAAATCTTTGATGCGAGAGCAATATTATAATGATGCTATTGGCAGTTTTATTATTAACATCCAGGATCAACAGATTATTGTGGTAGAACACACGACCCCTGGTTCTGGTGAAGTGGTGAAATGCTATTCCGGCCAATCCGCTAAACACCTCTATCACCAAATGATTACCGATTGTCCCGCGATCGCGGCGAACCATGCCGCGTACCTCGGTAGCGAATTACAAAAAGCCGAGACAGCCCTTCGTTACCCCAATCTTTTTAGCTATGAACAGGATCGTCCCCTTCAGTTAAGGACGTAA